The Haloarchaeobius sp. HME9146 genome includes a region encoding these proteins:
- a CDS encoding SRPBCC family protein: protein MDAIEISTVVYVPKEEAFEFLFDFTNHEQYSRYVSDVTKHGEGVGCQFDITLQWWKLEYTLSPRVTGIDRPERIDWDVPRDVRAEGFWALEDVPPESEQAQADGGPATRVRLRIEFDRAASRLAGLRLPPFVSLDWVIDRIKPIAIREAETVFERAIADLEGQRRDVHIELHTRPTTV, encoded by the coding sequence GTGGACGCCATCGAGATATCGACCGTGGTGTACGTCCCGAAGGAGGAGGCGTTCGAGTTCCTCTTCGACTTCACCAACCACGAGCAGTACTCGCGCTACGTCTCGGACGTGACGAAACACGGTGAGGGCGTGGGCTGCCAGTTCGACATCACCCTGCAGTGGTGGAAGCTGGAGTACACGCTCTCGCCGCGGGTGACCGGCATCGACCGGCCCGAGCGCATCGACTGGGACGTCCCGCGGGACGTACGGGCCGAGGGGTTCTGGGCGCTGGAGGACGTCCCGCCGGAATCCGAGCAGGCACAGGCAGACGGCGGCCCGGCGACACGTGTCCGCCTCCGCATCGAGTTCGACCGCGCCGCGTCGCGCCTCGCCGGGCTCCGGTTACCGCCGTTCGTCTCGCTCGACTGGGTCATCGACCGCATCAAACCCATCGCGATTCGAGAAGCTGAGACCGTCTTCGAACGGGCGATTGCGGACCTCGAAGGCCAGCGCCGCGACGTACATATCGAATTACACACCAGACCGACCACGGTCTGA
- a CDS encoding C-terminal binding protein, translated as MYSVLLSDHPKLDPEVFQRILGPDAEIHERRLGSAEAVLEAAREVDADAVVANVDTPVPANVIEALDLTVIARSAVGVDGIDLDAAAAADVQVVNCPEYCTDEVAIHALSLALACVRSIPAYDRSVRAGEWDWGGTRELHRLRGQTIGLLAFGPIARRFTELVSGFDCRLVAHDPYVESGTMADYGVEAVDFETLLDDSDLLSVHAPLTDETRGMLDTDAFDRLGPGAVLVNTGRGAVIDEDALVAALESGQVAAAGLDVLTEEPPADSPLVGREDTVVTPHAGWYSEEARRDVNETIAADVKRALDGEEPENVVQQSW; from the coding sequence ATGTACTCGGTGCTCCTCTCGGACCATCCGAAGCTCGACCCTGAGGTTTTTCAACGCATCCTCGGCCCCGACGCCGAAATCCACGAACGACGCCTCGGGTCGGCCGAAGCAGTCCTCGAAGCCGCCCGGGAGGTCGACGCGGACGCCGTGGTCGCCAACGTCGATACCCCGGTCCCAGCAAACGTCATCGAGGCGCTCGACCTGACGGTAATCGCGCGTTCGGCGGTCGGTGTCGATGGCATCGACCTCGACGCGGCAGCCGCGGCAGACGTGCAGGTCGTCAACTGTCCGGAGTACTGCACCGACGAGGTGGCGATCCACGCGCTCTCGCTCGCGCTCGCCTGCGTGCGGTCGATTCCAGCGTACGACCGGTCGGTCCGGGCCGGCGAGTGGGACTGGGGTGGGACCCGCGAACTCCATCGACTGCGGGGCCAGACCATCGGGCTGCTCGCGTTCGGTCCCATCGCGCGCCGGTTCACGGAGCTCGTCTCGGGGTTCGACTGCCGGCTGGTCGCCCACGACCCGTACGTCGAATCAGGGACAATGGCCGACTACGGCGTGGAAGCGGTCGATTTCGAGACGCTACTCGACGATTCGGACCTGCTTTCGGTGCATGCACCGCTGACCGACGAGACCCGGGGAATGCTCGACACCGATGCCTTCGACCGCCTCGGCCCCGGAGCCGTCCTCGTCAACACCGGTCGTGGGGCAGTCATCGACGAGGACGCGCTGGTTGCGGCGCTGGAGTCCGGACAGGTTGCGGCGGCCGGCCTCGATGTGCTCACGGAGGAACCGCCAGCGGACTCGCCGCTCGTCGGGCGGGAAGACACGGTGGTCACCCCGCACGCCGGCTGGTACTCCGAGGAGGCCAGGCGCGACGTGAACGAGACGATTGCCGCCGACGTCAAGCGGGCGCTCGACGGCGAGGAGCCGGAGAACGTCGTCCAGCAGTCGTGGTGA
- a CDS encoding ABC transporter substrate-binding protein codes for MNDDTTNQKEPTRRKYLQYGSALLGSALLAGCAGSSGESTAEPTETATDASTNTATAAGTDEATEQSESESGSYSVAIEPVGEVSFDSVPETWVANNGSWADMGIALGLEPPKAVWLTGRYHTQYYDEIPGLSVDKSDMVSLYQDGVSKELFYELDADVHVMDPNFLQNRFRGWEQADVEEVSANIGPIFGNCIYAQHYPWHEDYRYYTLYEGFEKLAQVFQRTDRYEAFERLHDDFQATLAPHVPTKAEAPEAAVLWGVGDAPEKFYPYIIGGGTGFKHLRDLNVQDALADTDVKDFHGSRAAIDVETLLEVDPEVLMLRGYEAKSESEFQSTVVASLEEHSTASALTAVQNGDVYRAGGLYQGPITNMVLTERTAGQLYDVDEQLFDRQRVADIVNGDF; via the coding sequence ATGAACGACGATACGACGAACCAGAAGGAACCGACACGGCGCAAGTATCTGCAGTACGGAAGCGCGCTCCTCGGCAGCGCCCTTCTGGCTGGCTGCGCCGGCAGCTCGGGCGAGTCCACCGCAGAGCCGACCGAGACAGCGACCGACGCCTCGACCAACACGGCCACCGCGGCCGGGACCGACGAGGCCACCGAGCAGAGCGAGTCGGAGTCGGGCTCGTACTCGGTCGCCATCGAGCCGGTCGGCGAGGTCTCGTTCGACAGCGTCCCCGAGACCTGGGTCGCGAACAACGGGAGCTGGGCCGACATGGGTATCGCACTCGGCCTCGAGCCGCCGAAGGCCGTCTGGCTGACCGGTCGCTACCACACGCAGTACTACGACGAGATTCCGGGACTCTCCGTGGACAAGAGCGACATGGTGTCGCTGTACCAGGACGGCGTCAGCAAGGAGCTGTTCTACGAACTCGACGCCGACGTCCACGTCATGGACCCGAACTTCCTGCAGAACCGCTTCCGTGGCTGGGAGCAGGCCGACGTCGAGGAGGTCTCGGCGAACATCGGGCCCATCTTCGGGAACTGCATCTACGCCCAGCACTACCCGTGGCACGAGGACTACCGCTACTACACCCTCTACGAGGGCTTCGAGAAGCTCGCACAGGTCTTCCAGCGCACCGACCGGTACGAGGCGTTCGAGCGCCTGCACGACGACTTCCAGGCGACCCTCGCCCCGCACGTTCCCACGAAGGCCGAGGCACCCGAGGCCGCGGTCCTCTGGGGTGTAGGTGACGCACCGGAGAAGTTCTATCCCTACATCATCGGCGGCGGCACCGGGTTCAAGCACCTCCGCGACCTCAACGTGCAGGACGCGCTCGCGGACACCGACGTGAAGGACTTCCACGGGAGCCGCGCCGCCATCGACGTCGAGACGCTGCTGGAAGTCGACCCCGAGGTGCTCATGCTGCGCGGGTACGAGGCCAAGAGCGAGTCCGAGTTCCAGAGCACCGTCGTCGCCTCGCTGGAGGAGCACAGCACGGCCAGCGCCCTCACCGCCGTCCAGAACGGCGACGTGTACCGCGCGGGCGGACTCTACCAGGGCCCAATCACCAACATGGTGCTGACCGAGCGCACCGCCGGTCAGCTCTACGACGTGGACGAGCAGCTGTTCGACCGCCAGCGCGTCGCAGACATCGTCAACGGGGACTTCTAA
- a CDS encoding NADPH-dependent F420 reductase, with protein sequence MNVGLVGTGNIGETLARHLVAAGHDVILSNSREPASLADLVEELGEHACAATPAEAVDHAELVVLALPWRARDELPDAALFAEKVVIDATNPYSAEFEVIDLSEETASEAIADQLPDARLVKAFNTMHWETLRDESRPEAPAEDRLVVFMAGDDRHAKDIVADLVREIGFVAMDTGGLVEGGRLQEPGSTIYNRPMSPPEAREVLAERRGSTD encoded by the coding sequence ATGAACGTCGGATTGGTCGGGACCGGGAACATCGGGGAAACGCTCGCGAGACACCTTGTAGCGGCCGGCCACGACGTGATTCTCTCGAACTCCAGGGAGCCGGCGTCGCTCGCTGACCTCGTGGAGGAGCTGGGCGAGCACGCCTGTGCGGCGACGCCGGCCGAGGCCGTCGACCACGCGGAACTCGTGGTACTCGCACTGCCCTGGCGCGCTCGTGACGAGCTTCCGGACGCTGCCCTGTTCGCCGAGAAGGTGGTAATCGACGCGACGAACCCCTACTCCGCCGAGTTCGAGGTCATCGACCTCAGCGAAGAGACCGCCAGCGAGGCCATCGCCGACCAGCTCCCTGACGCCAGGCTCGTCAAGGCGTTCAACACGATGCACTGGGAGACGCTTCGCGACGAATCTCGGCCCGAGGCACCCGCAGAGGACCGGCTGGTCGTGTTCATGGCCGGTGACGACCGCCACGCCAAGGACATCGTCGCCGACCTGGTGCGCGAGATCGGGTTCGTCGCGATGGACACCGGCGGGCTGGTCGAGGGTGGCCGCCTGCAGGAACCGGGCTCGACCATCTACAACCGGCCGATGTCGCCGCCGGAGGCCCGGGAAGTACTCGCTGAACGCAGGGGATCGACCGACTGA
- a CDS encoding universal stress protein, with amino-acid sequence MHVLAPIDGSDCSFRALEFAVEFTDRYDGTLDVVHITDYEDESIEQLLERARTVCRAGGSDSTPELAFDVGIYRMRYANKIGKDILELVADRDIDHVVMGHHGGNTVDRLVIGSATETVIRANRVAVSVIP; translated from the coding sequence ATGCACGTACTGGCACCGATAGATGGCTCGGACTGTAGTTTCAGGGCGCTGGAGTTCGCAGTCGAGTTCACCGACCGGTACGACGGGACTCTCGACGTGGTCCACATCACGGACTACGAGGACGAATCCATCGAGCAGTTGCTCGAACGGGCCCGGACGGTCTGTCGAGCAGGTGGGTCCGACTCGACGCCAGAGCTGGCGTTCGACGTCGGAATCTACCGGATGCGGTACGCGAACAAGATCGGGAAGGACATCCTGGAACTCGTCGCGGACCGGGACATCGACCACGTCGTGATGGGCCATCACGGCGGAAACACGGTCGACCGGCTCGTCATCGGGAGCGCCACCGAGACGGTCATCCGGGCGAACAGGGTTGCCGTCTCGGTCATCCCCTGA
- a CDS encoding ABC transporter ATP-binding protein, producing MSAIRTENLRKTYGDVTALADLSLDIGRGELFAALGPNGAGKTTTIKILTGQLEPDSGTASVLGHDPVSNPVETRRHIGILPEQESPPSFMTPREYFDFVGTVRDLDQQVVDSRVETWANRLSFAEKLDTLNTDLSRGQQQKVMITQAFLHEPEVVFIDEPLANLDPIVQERTKRFLTNYRDAGNTIFISTHHIEVAEEICSRVGIVYRGELIAERRPDELDEGESLLDTFMANVDDDVDWQEPEAVVGDD from the coding sequence ATGAGCGCGATTCGAACCGAGAACCTCCGCAAGACCTACGGCGACGTCACCGCGCTCGCCGACCTCTCGCTTGATATCGGCCGTGGCGAACTGTTCGCCGCCCTGGGGCCGAACGGCGCGGGGAAGACGACGACCATCAAGATTCTGACCGGGCAACTGGAGCCCGATTCGGGGACCGCCTCGGTGCTGGGCCACGACCCGGTCTCGAACCCGGTCGAGACGCGCCGCCACATCGGTATCCTCCCCGAACAGGAGTCCCCACCGAGTTTCATGACCCCCCGGGAGTACTTCGACTTCGTCGGCACGGTGCGCGACCTCGACCAGCAGGTCGTCGACTCGCGGGTCGAGACGTGGGCGAATCGCCTCTCGTTCGCCGAGAAGCTCGACACCCTCAACACGGACCTCTCGCGCGGCCAGCAGCAGAAGGTGATGATAACACAGGCGTTCCTCCACGAGCCCGAGGTCGTGTTCATCGACGAGCCCCTCGCCAATCTGGACCCCATCGTCCAGGAGCGCACCAAGCGCTTCCTGACGAACTACCGCGATGCGGGCAACACCATCTTCATCTCGACCCACCACATCGAGGTCGCCGAGGAGATCTGTTCCCGGGTGGGCATCGTCTACCGCGGCGAACTCATCGCCGAGCGCCGGCCCGACGAGCTGGACGAGGGCGAGTCCCTGCTGGACACCTTCATGGCGAACGTCGACGACGACGTGGACTGGCAGGAACCGGAGGCGGTGGTCGGTGACGACTGA